Part of the Metarhizium brunneum chromosome 6, complete sequence genome is shown below.
TTTGATCACATGGTCGACTAAGCAGCCTCTATGAGATAAACATCAGTTGGAGAATCTAGAATTAGTATCGTACAAAATTTACATTTGCATTCGCGGTGATGCTCACCAGGCCCGTCGTAGTTCGGggacgtactccgtagtgagCTCAACCTGGAGCTCGTTCGTTTTTCCATTCCGAGCCTTATCAGACGCCATCTCCTTATCGCACCCAATTTTTTTTGCccggcatcgacgacgacgccccAACCAGCACTCTGCTGCTCTACATCTCGGCGCGGCGTCACAAGCGCCAACGGCCATTTTGTACACATCCTTAATTTTCCTCCTTGGTTCGAGTAATTCACACACGGTCATTTACACGAAGACCGTCGAAATGGACGAGCAGCAAAAGGCCGAAAAGACCCGTGCCGGGGCAGGTCTTCCCCCGAAACCTCGCAACCCGGCTCTCAAAATGCTCGGCCTCCCTGCGCTACCCAAGAAGCTCCCCTCACGGAACTGGATGATTTTCTGGGCCATCACAGGCGCCTTCACCACGGCTATCGTCTACGACAAGCGCGAGAAGAACCGCGCGACCGCGAAATGGCGCCGCGCCGTCGAGCCCTTGTCCCGCGAGCTGATCGGCCCTGCCAACGCCCTGCCCCGAAAACTCACCGTCTATCTGGAGGCACCGCCCGGCGATGGGCTGCGCGTCGCTCAGGACCATTTCATCGAATATGTGAAGCCGGTGCTGTCGGCGTCCGGGCTGGACTGGGAGTTTGTCCAGGGGAGGCAGCAGGGCGACGTACGGGCGGCAGTGGCAGAAAAGATTCGGCGGTCGAGAATGGCCGATGAGCGTCCGGGCGAGGAGATCCCCAAGACGGACGATTCCATCGTCGAGGACATGCGGAAGAAGATGGGCCTCAGGGAGTATGAGGGCGTCAAGGGTGATATTGTCATCGGGCGCCATGCCTGGAAGGAGTATATGCGCGGTCTGCACGAGGGCTGGCTCGGTCCTCTGGACGCGCCGCCTCTGCCGGAACCAGAGCCCACCGTAGACACAAAGCCCGACTCCGAGGCTCCTCCAGCCGATGACGGGGCCGCCGAGAGCAAACCCGAAGAGAAAAAGGAGGAACAAAAGAAGGAAGACAAGCCGTCCCGGCCGCCGCAGCCCCGCCCGCACAACACCACAGACGACTACGACTCCGTCTCTCTCCCCGTCCACATGCCGTCCGAATTCTCCCCCTCGGCTACCATCCCATTCCCCCATCGCCTTGGCTTCACCCAGACATtcgtccgcctcggccgcttCCTCAATCGCCGCAAGCTCGCCGACGACATCGGCCAGCAGGTAGCGGCTGTCTgtttcgccgccgcccgcgacTACCGcgaggccgacggccagtacgagcagcagctcctcCTGGAACAAGAAGAGCGGGACTGGCCCAAGAGCACATGGAAGGAAGAGGAGCCCGCCACGGaagaggacaagaaaaaggTTGCTTCCGAACCCAAAAAGGAGAGAATCTGGGCGAGCCCCATGGTCATCGATGCGCGAATCGCGCAGCGCATGAGGCGCTTCGAGATCCAGCCCCAAGACGAGGAGCGCGCGGCCAAGATTATCGtgccggaggaggaggtcGAGGGCTGGATCAAGGGCAGCCTGAGGAGCCTCTGGAGATGGGGGGCTCGCTCGTGGGATGAAAAGCCCAAGGGTCCCAACGTCGGCAACTTGGACGATGACTAGGCTGTCCTCGAGGAGAGGGAATTCAGCATCCAAGCCCTGCGGCGACTTGTACTATTATATGTATGTTATGTACACAACAACTTATAGGCTAGAAaggggaaagggggaggCAAGCAACCAgccggccatggcaccaCCTACTCAATATCATTGAATAACTTGACTCGCTGTCCCCATCACCGCCAGTAGCTTCAACGTACTAGTCACTATTCATCGCTATCTGAGCCGTAGTCCACCAGggcgctcttcttctccggccTCTCAGCCGACGCCGTCTTCTCGTCCGCCTCCACGTTCCCGGCAGGCTTCCCATCCCGACTCTGACTCTCGGCCAGCCTCTGCGCCCCATccgccctcctcctcaccaccGCCTTCTCCCTATCCCTatccctcctcttcctcttcctcccaACGCCCCAGTCCTCCCCCTCGTCGTGCCCCTCGTCCACTGCCTCCCCGCCACTCCCCCTCCGCCTCTGCAGCTCCCGAAACGCCCTCACCCCGTCCTCCGTCTCCCGCCTcaccctctcctcctccttcctcctCGCGGCGACGACCTCGTCCAGAAACTcaatctcgtcgtcgtccagcgCCCGAAACTGGTTCCGAATCTTGTTCTGCTCCTCAAAAGCGGCCTGTTTGGCGGCTGTGCTCGGCCCAGGGTGCGGCATTAGCCCCCGTCCAGTGCTCCCCAGGCAGACAGAGATGGCGATGAAAAAGGGGACAGAATAACAGGGACACCCACCTTTGTTGGCTTGCAACACGTCATATAGACTTCTCTCTTCCCCCGCCGCACCCTTCagcctctcctcctctctTCGCTTCCGGTCGTTCTCCAGTTCCTGCTGCACGGCCTCCCATTCTGTGCTCTTGGCTAACCGTTCACGGGGCGCGGCTTCCTTTGGTTCCGTGTCGGGGGAAGTGTTTATTGTCCCGCCCGATACGAACCGgtttgacatgatggcggaAAATACCGAGTCAAAGATTGGCCCGCGGGGGGCAGCAATTAGGAGAGGTGGATGAGGTTGGATGAGGCTAGTTGTGAGGCCAGGTGACCACAGGTAGATAGATGGACGTCATCAAATTGGTACGGAAAGAGCTCTTGTAGTATTTAATTGATTCCCTCACAAATTGGGGTTGTTGGCTGCTTTTATAGGAGTGCCTCGTGCAAGTGAGAGTTGGGATATATCTACGATACTGACCATCAAGCATTGGCGTTTCCCCATTGTCAAGAGGTTTACTATTCCGAGAATCAGCCGACAGCCTCTCGAAACAACACCGGTCTTGCTCTGCTCTGTTCACATGCACCAAGTAATTCGAATCATTATTCGCAGCCATTTCaatattttttaaagctattcATCGAGTTGGCGTCTAAAGGTACCTGTAGGTGCGGCCTTCTCGCATGACGCCTCTCAAGTAACCACTGGTCAGAATACCGCATTCTTGCCAGGCCCATCACCAGGTCTTAGTCTGCCAACCACCATTTGTAAACTCCTAAAAAACATGCCTGAGCAGCTCCCAGCTCATGTTCCGCAAAGCGAACGACTGTATGTGGTAAAGGCCACCCAAGTACCAGAGCAACATTGCCTCGCCCACTGAAAATCAGGAACGCTCTTCAAGTCATGAATCAAAATCCAACTGATGAGGATACATGAGTACATGTTCCTGCACCAAGCAAATTCGTCATTAAACCTGGACGCACAAAACTCCTGATCCGAGAAATGTAATCCAGTGCGTCTCTACTAAAATGCCAGCCCATGACGGGAGGGTAAAAAACACTTCTAATATCGTTTGGAAAAGAAATCCACTGAAGCGATGCTATGCCAACTTAGCCAGGCCAAGAGGCATATGACGGGCTATTCACCAAGCTTCGCGGTAGAATGTGAATGAtatggagagaaaagaggtcaaaaagaaaagaaaaaaagagccCCAAAAGCGCAACGACAGGGACTAAACAACCTGCCCAAAGTCCCGTTTTACCCGCTGAAAACAATGCATAACCGTCTCATGAgcgaaaataaaaaaacccaAAAATAATCTTGTCCGTCTTGTCATCCCAGTTGGCCCCCATATTCGAAAGGCATAATGCAATGAGATACTGTTCCCAAACTTTTATTGTCTCTATACTGCATCATGACAGCGTCCATCGCCTGGTAAAAGTGTAACAACACTGTCACAGTTGTGTTGTGATTTGACGCCAGCGCAGAGGCAAAATCGTGTCGTCCACTTCAAAAGCCAGTTGTCTGGTGACAAGTATGTCCTTCGGCGTCGTCAAAAcaaataaaaataaaaacccTTGCCGGCGACAGCTATCCCAACGATGACAATTCCATGCCACTCTGATGCCACCTAAATCACAAATTATCATCTGATTTAAACATGATATATCGTCTGATAATGCTGAAAACAGAGCGACTGGCCAATGTCAATCGCGTTGCTCTAAGCTGTCGTGGCCAAATATGGTACCAGGGGAAGGTAAATTTCCTCCCGCAACCAAAATCGCAAGTTGCAAAACACCCATGATAGCCGTGTAAATGTAGAATCTATAGAGGATCAAAGCCCCGTTCCGTAGTGTGTCAAAGCCAAAACGCCGCAATGTGCCGATTAATAACGTGTACCAAGGAAGAATAGTTTGAATCGCCGCATACAACTCGATGAAATTCCACTTCGAAGTCCAAGCGCATACGTGCAATTTGATACAGTTCGTAGCGAAGGTCGTCATACATGGGTCGAGTGTCGATAGCCAGCAATCAACCCAATAAAAAACAAGCCATAGAAGAAAAAATACCACAAGCTGATCGCGTGAAACCTTTTGCGTTTTTTTGTCATGCCGGGGTATCTGGAGAAAAAAGTCGTCCTGAAGAAACGCATAGAAAATTCGTAGCCATTACAAAAACTTCTTCAACATCTGAAGCCCCTCTAGCAATTCTTGGTTGCGAGGGAAATAAAAGCAGTACTGGCCTCTTCGGAGGATCCAGTAGATAAAAACTGAAattcttgttttgttttcgCATCAGCCCACCACCTGTTGGCCATATCCGTGAGACACAAAGTAAGGAGTTTGCTTCATAGGACCAACACAGCCAGGGCAGCTGCATTCGCCAATCCCATGGTCCCACCCGCCGTGATTATAGGAGTAGTGGGAGCTATATGGAGTCTGGCGATGCTGGTAGAAGGAGCTGTGGGCAGGCGGTTGAGGGTACCGACTGCTGTACTGTGCGGCGGCCTGAGCGAACCACTCGTTATAGCGAGCATTGCTAGACGTAGCAGACATAACATACTCGGGAGTGCCGTATCCAGAGTCTGGTGGCGTCAAAGGGGCATTCCACGGGTTATGAGCCCAAGGAGCATCGCGGGAGCGATACGTCTGCTGTtgggccttgatggcctgatAACGATCGAACTCGGCAGCCTGTTCTTGCACATAGCGGGAATGCGGCGATTGGCGGCTGCTGTTATATCTTGCAAGCTCGGTGTCGATCGCAGGTACCAGAGAGGCAAGTCGTTCACGGTTTGCCTGGACTGCCTGTCGCTTCTTCATCTGCTGCCACTCGCGCCAGTTGTCTAGCCAAGCCTGATAATCCTTGCTGAGGTCGAGATTGACGTAGAGTCTCCAGCCCATGGCCTGGACCCACTCAAACTCCAAAGTATTCAGTTCCGTCACTGGAATGCCACTGACTTCGGACCAGGATCGATTCTGGAACGTGTTATCATCAAGAAACTTGCTGCCCAAGAGGAGCGAGACAGTCAAGTATCGCCACACTTGGCCTTCAGACACCTTGTAAGGACCCTGCCCTTTAATAGCGTTGATCCGCTTGGCAAGATAGTTCATGCCCAGCAGGATCGTGGTGCTAGGAAGTCGTGTTGAAGTGAGGATTTGGGTGACAAACTTGCGAAACCCCGAAGTGATTGTAGCATCAGGAGTGACAACACGCACAGCCATTTCACTAACGTATTCTGCCATCACGTCGACCTCGTAATCGAGGACGGCACACACGCCACCCGGCATGATGGAAGTATTGAGATGAGAATCCGACTAAGATCAGCAGTGACCTTGGTCGGAAGATTGAGCTTGTCGAGAAGAGACGTGACAAAAGATGGTGACGTCTCCAAAGTGACAAGCCGGGAACAAAATGACGTTAAaaagaaagggaagaagggggaaGAAACCAGATGATTCTGTTTCAGGACCGGTAAGCCATTTAATGCCTATTCTCTATTGCCGTACTGTGTGACAATGTAGCCTAGACGTTTATGCTGGGAAAATGGTCGAGAAAAGACGCGTTGAAAATGATGTTTGCTGGCGGAACTCGGATCAAACGACTAAGGGAATCGCGATGTTCGAGTGGTGCAAAGGAGATCACACTCTTGTCCACCGTGGCACTCAACGCGAGTCAAAGCGAGGGAAGCGAGGAGCAGAGTGCGAAGCAACCTGTCTCTAAATTGTCAGTAAAAACGTGTTCGTGCTCAGTTTTTTAAACATTGGCCTATGTATGTTCGGGATGTGCGCTTTGAAGTTGGTTGGAGTTTAAACATGTGAGGCGCGGGTGCCGTTCATTCGGGTTCCCAAAAACCCAGCTATTTGACCGATACAGCACAGAGCCGTTCGGTCCGTAGGAGCCGGGAACAACAGTGACCACGCAGATCAGTCTCGTTCAAGTCCATATTTCAATGCCCAAACCAACCAACACAAACACAACACATAGCGTACAGGCCGACCGAACACCAATGCACCAACGCCAGATTTTGTATATCGAAACTCACCTCAAACCGAGCAAGGCTTCGAATAGGTAGAGAGAGTAATGCTGCGGACCCCTAGGGGGTTGTCGGGTTGTTGGAGGCGGCCGAGAGCAAACTGGCCACAACACACACGGTAGGGTTCCCAACAGAGCAGCCGACACAACAAGCCTGAACAggttgaagaaggcggcaGGAGGGGCTCGCGCGAAGACCTGAATCCGAGAGTCAACGAACGGTGACGGGGTTCGTGACGAGGTTGTCGAAGAATCGGCGGATTCGGGATGTCGTGGAGGAGTGAGAGCGGGAGTAGAGGAAAGGGTGAAGGAtagagagagaaagagaggtcgaagagaagaggaagaaaggATAATGGATGGGGCGTGATAAAGTGTGGACGGTTGGTGTGGTGGCGCATAAtagaacattgaatgaatGGCCAGGCTGCTCATGCTCCAGTCCGGCACCTGGGAGGCAGGAGCTGGTTGGTGTGGTGTGTGGTTGGTGTGGTG
Proteins encoded:
- the mug80_1 gene encoding Meiotically up-regulated 80 protein — encoded protein: MPGGVCAVLDYEVDVMAEYVSEMAVRVVTPDATITSGFRKFVTQILTSTRLPSTTILLGMNYLAKRINAIKGQGPYKVSEGQVWRYLTVSLLLGSKFLDDNTFQNRSWSEVSGIPVTELNTLEFEWVQAMGWRLYVNLDLSKDYQAWLDNWREWQQMKKRQAVQANRERLASLVPAIDTELARYNSSRQSPHSRYVQEQAAEFDRYQAIKAQQQTYRSRDAPWAHNPWNAPLTPPDSGYGTPEYVMSATSSNARYNEWFAQAAAQYSSRYPQPPAHSSFYQHRQTPYSSHYSYNHGGWDHGIGECSCPGCVGPMKQTPYFVSHGYGQQVVG
- the tim54 gene encoding Mitochondrial import inner membrane translocase subunit tim54, with translation MDEQQKAEKTRAGAGLPPKPRNPALKMLGLPALPKKLPSRNWMIFWAITGAFTTAIVYDKREKNRATAKWRRAVEPLSRELIGPANALPRKLTVYLEAPPGDGLRVAQDHFIEYVKPVLSASGLDWEFVQGRQQGDVRAAVAEKIRRSRMADERPGEEIPKTDDSIVEDMRKKMGLREYEGVKGDIVIGRHAWKEYMRGLHEGWLGPLDAPPLPEPEPTVDTKPDSEAPPADDGAAESKPEEKKEEQKKEDKPSRPPQPRPHNTTDDYDSVSLPVHMPSEFSPSATIPFPHRLGFTQTFVRLGRFLNRRKLADDIGQQVAAVCFAAARDYREADGQYEQQLLLEQEERDWPKSTWKEEEPATEEDKKKVASEPKKERIWASPMVIDARIAQRMRRFEIQPQDEERAAKIIVPEEEVEGWIKGSLRSLWRWGARSWDEKPKGPNVGNLDDD